The following coding sequences lie in one Methanobrevibacter millerae genomic window:
- a CDS encoding transposase — protein sequence MNAVQNPTGHYQIPALMNQILTNSNSKPSKISADMIYLTLANLNYLDNLGISALIPTSQQNRKNYNNLPENLFAIDNLVFDEYKNVFICPENQELTLDGAYKAPAEKGGGNKIKLVYSNYLACKNCKYAGICFKRNHRTITRYVHEVTYKTERLMSTEEGIKDYKLRSKTVEAHNGNFKRIYHHDDIP from the coding sequence GTGAATGCCGTTCAAAATCCAACAGGCCATTATCAAATTCCTGCATTAATGAATCAAATCCTCACTAATTCAAATTCCAAACCAAGCAAAATTAGTGCCGATATGATTTATTTAACGTTAGCAAATTTGAATTATTTAGATAATTTGGGAATATCTGCTTTAATTCCAACATCACAGCAAAATAGAAAGAATTATAATAATTTACCAGAAAATCTATTTGCTATTGATAATTTGGTATTTGATGAATATAAAAATGTTTTTATCTGTCCCGAAAATCAAGAATTAACACTTGATGGTGCTTATAAAGCACCAGCAGAAAAAGGTGGTGGAAATAAAATTAAATTGGTCTATTCTAACTATTTAGCATGCAAAAATTGCAAATATGCAGGAATCTGCTTTAAGAGAAACCATAGAACCATAACACGGTATGTACATGAGGTTACATACAAAACTGAACGATTAATGTCTACAGAAGAAGGAATAAAAGATTATAAATTACGTTCTAAAACTGTAGAGGCACATAATGGGAATTTTAAAAGGATTTATCATCACGATGATATTCCCTAA